From Passer domesticus isolate bPasDom1 chromosome 8, bPasDom1.hap1, whole genome shotgun sequence, a single genomic window includes:
- the ARL3 gene encoding ADP-ribosylation factor-like protein 3 isoform X2: MGLLSILRKLKSTPDQEVRILLLGLDNAGKTTLLKQLASEDISHITPTQGFNIKSVQSQGFKLNVWDIGGQRKIRPYWRNYFENTDILIYVIDSADRKRFEETGQELAELLDEEKLSGVPVLIFANKQDLLTAAPASEIAEGLNLHTIRDRVWQIQSCSALSGEGVQDGMNWVCKNVSTKKK; this comes from the exons GGTTTACTGTCAATCCTGCGCAAACTAAAAAGCACCCCAGACCAGGAGGTGAGAATCCTCCTCTTGGGACTGGATAATGCAGGCAAGACCACGCTCCTGAAACAGCTGGCATCAGAGGACATCAGCCACATCACCCCAACACAG GGCTTCAACATCAAAAGTGTACAGTCTCAAGGCTTCAAACTGAACGTATGGGACATAGGCGGACAGAGGAAGATCAGACCATACTGGAGGAACTATTTTGAAAACACAGATATCCTT ATCTATGTCATTGACAGTGCAGATAGGAAGAGGTTTGAAGAAACAGGTCAG GAGCTAGCTGAGCTTTTGGATGAGGAGAAGCTCAGCGGAGTCCCCGTGCTGATATTCGCGAACAAGCAGGACTTGCTGACGGCTGCCCCCGCGTCGGAGATTGCCGAGGGACTGAACCTGCACACAATCCGGGACAGAGTCTGGCAGATCCAGTCTTGTTCAGCTCTTTCGGGAGAGGGAGTACAG